Below is a genomic region from Vicinamibacterales bacterium.
CATCCGCAGCAGGACCACCAGGCTCGCGGCGAAGAGCAGGCCCATCAGCATCAGGATGTCGCGCGCGCGCCGCGCCGGAAAGATGTTGACGAGCAGCAGCGTCGCGGCCGTCCCGAGCGCCACCGGAATGACCACGAACGGGATCACCGCCAGCGGCGCGGCGGCGTAGAAGCTGACCGGCGCGCAGTGGCCCAGGCCGGCGCCGACGAGCAGCGGCACCACGAACACCACCACCATCCACGACGACTGCACGACCGTACGCACGAACCGCGCGTGGAACAGCCGCCGCGCCGCGACCGGCGCCGCCATCAGCAGGCGCAGATCCTCCGACAGGAAAAAGGTCGAGAGGGCGGTGACGACGCCGCTGAAGGCGAGGAACGAGAGACAGGTGAGAAACAGCCACGACAGACCGAGCCGCAGCAGGTAGTCGCCGAAGTCGGCGTAGTCGGCGAGCTGGGTGGTGACCCAGAACGCGCCATAGAGAATCACGCCGAGCACTGCGGCGCCGATGACGCCGAAGAACAGCGCCCGCGCGGTATCGCCGGACTCGCGGCGACGCGCGCGGTTGCGCGACGCCCACAGCGACGGTCGCAGCAGATAGGGGAAGGCGTGGCTGGTCATGATTGTCTTGGGGAGGCGCGCGTCCGCTCAGAGCACGTCATCGATTTCCTGCAGGCCGCTGCCGCCGGTGAGACGCAGGAAGACGTCGGTCAGATGCTGGTTGGGATCGCCGGCCAGCGCGCGCACCTCGTCGACGGTGCCGTGCGCGATGATCTTCCCCTTCAGGATGATGCTGATGCGATCGCACATCTCCTGCGCGACCTCGAGCGTGTGCGTGCTCATCAGGATGGCGACGCCGCGGCCGGCCATTTTCCGGAAGACGTCCTTGATCAAACGCGCACCGCGCGGATCGAGACCGACCATCGGCTCGTCGACGAGCACGGCGCGCGGTCGGTGCAGGAAGGCCGCCGCCATCACCAGGCGCTGCTTCATCCCGTGCGAGAAGCTCTCGACCAGCTCGTGCTGCCACCGTCCGAGCTCGAACAGCTCGAGCATCTCGGTCACGCGTCCGCCGACCAGATCCTCGTCGAGGCCGTACAGCCCCGCGTGAAAGCGCAGGAATTCGCCGGCCGTGAGCTTCTCGTAGATGAACGGCCGGTCCGGGATGAAGCCGAGCGAGGCCTTCGCCCGCTCCGGTTCGCTGGCCAGATCGTGATCGTTGACCAGGATGCGCCCCGCCGTCGGCTTCAGCAATCCCGCGATCATCCGGATCGTCGTCGTCTTGCCGGCGCCGTTGGGGCCGAGAAAGCCGTGGATTTGCGCCGGCGCGACCTCGAGGCTGACGCCGTCGACGGCCGTGAAGCTGCCGTAGCGCTTGACGAGATTCTGAACCGCGATCATGACCGTGGCGCGAACGGCGTGGGGATCA
It encodes:
- a CDS encoding ABC transporter ATP-binding protein, with translation MIAVQNLVKRYGSFTAVDGVSLEVAPAQIHGFLGPNGAGKTTTIRMIAGLLKPTAGRILVNDHDLASEPERAKASLGFIPDRPFIYEKLTAGEFLRFHAGLYGLDEDLVGGRVTEMLELFELGRWQHELVESFSHGMKQRLVMAAAFLHRPRAVLVDEPMVGLDPRGARLIKDVFRKMAGRGVAILMSTHTLEVAQEMCDRISIILKGKIIAHGTVDEVRALAGDPNQHLTDVFLRLTGGSGLQEIDDVL